Proteins from one Gemmatimonadaceae bacterium genomic window:
- a CDS encoding hemolysin family protein yields the protein MESLQVSGGDVALRLIAVILLVFANAFFVAAEFALVAARRSRIDQMAAGGDSAAKVVQKALTHLDRYISGTQLGITMASLGLGWIGEPAMALLFAWVLGFFGYVASPAALHGTAMFFTAFFIITFLHVVLGELAPKSIALTMPEKVAKVVTAPLVLFSRLMMPLIYVFNGAANLVLKLFGVTPVSELHSIHSPEELRLLVIQSHAHGVLDESDRAMLAGVFDFHNKAAVDVMRPRTEIVALDITATTEEVRETIRTERYSRYPVYRESLDDVVGVFLAKDLWLHPPGEEFSLEASLREALYIPDSRPAERVLEDLRRTRAHMAVVLDEYGGTAGIVTMEDLIEEVIGDISDEYDLAARDSFEEGGVLELAGSLSLIDVRSDHKLDIPEGEYSTLGGYAFAKLGRLPRVGDRVAFPEGELEIVAMDGRRVAGLRVHRGGQLAASS from the coding sequence GTGGAGTCACTACAAGTCAGTGGCGGCGATGTAGCGCTGCGGCTGATCGCTGTCATACTGCTGGTTTTTGCCAACGCTTTTTTTGTCGCGGCCGAGTTCGCTCTGGTCGCTGCCAGGCGCAGCCGCATCGATCAGATGGCTGCCGGGGGCGACTCGGCGGCGAAGGTGGTGCAGAAGGCCCTGACCCACCTGGACCGGTACATCTCCGGGACCCAGCTCGGGATCACCATGGCCTCGCTCGGGCTCGGCTGGATCGGCGAGCCGGCGATGGCGCTGCTGTTCGCCTGGGTCCTCGGCTTCTTCGGGTACGTCGCATCGCCGGCCGCGCTGCACGGCACCGCGATGTTCTTCACCGCCTTCTTCATCATCACCTTTCTGCACGTGGTGCTCGGGGAGCTGGCGCCGAAGTCCATCGCGCTCACGATGCCGGAGAAGGTGGCCAAGGTCGTCACCGCTCCGCTGGTGCTGTTCTCCCGGCTGATGATGCCGCTGATCTACGTGTTCAACGGGGCCGCCAACCTGGTCCTGAAGCTGTTCGGCGTCACGCCCGTGTCGGAGCTGCATTCGATCCACTCGCCGGAAGAGCTGCGGCTGCTGGTCATTCAGTCGCACGCGCACGGCGTGCTGGACGAATCCGACCGCGCGATGCTCGCGGGCGTGTTCGACTTTCATAACAAGGCCGCGGTGGACGTGATGCGGCCGCGGACCGAGATCGTGGCGCTCGACATCACGGCTACCACCGAGGAGGTCCGGGAGACTATCCGCACCGAGCGGTACTCGCGCTACCCGGTGTACCGCGAGTCGCTGGACGACGTGGTGGGAGTCTTCCTGGCCAAGGACCTCTGGCTGCATCCGCCCGGCGAGGAGTTCTCGCTGGAAGCGTCGCTGCGGGAAGCGTTGTACATCCCCGACAGCCGCCCGGCGGAGCGCGTGCTGGAGGACCTGCGCCGGACGCGGGCGCACATGGCGGTCGTGCTCGACGAGTACGGCGGCACCGCCGGAATCGTCACGATGGAGGACCTGATCGAGGAGGTCATCGGCGACATCTCCGACGAGTACGACCTGGCCGCGCGCGACTCGTTCGAGGAGGGCGGCGTGCTCGAGCTGGCGGGCTCGTTGTCGCTCATCGACGTGCGCTCGGACCACAAGCTCGACATTCCCGAGGGCGAGTACTCCACGCTGGGCGGGTACGCGTTCGCGAAGCTCGGCCGCCTCCCGCGCGTCGGCGATCGCGTGGCTTTCCCGGAGGGAGAGCTGGAGATCGTGGCGATGGACGGCAGGCGCGTGGCGGGGTTGCGAGTGCACCGAGGGGGGCAGCTAGCAGCTAGCAGCTAG
- a CDS encoding prepilin-type N-terminal cleavage/methylation domain-containing protein codes for MPNQRAAFTLIELLIVVVIIGILAVMAIPKFASTKEKAYFATMKGDLRNLATAQEGYAADNNGMYASGTTTGPASLPGITYAPSTGVTMVVTASLMGWEAIASMPAPGTTKICGMFISNDDPPVPPGPPNPATNTGEPKCAP; via the coding sequence ATGCCCAATCAACGAGCGGCTTTTACCCTGATAGAGCTGCTGATAGTCGTCGTAATCATCGGCATCCTGGCTGTCATGGCGATTCCCAAGTTCGCCAGCACGAAGGAGAAGGCGTACTTCGCGACAATGAAGGGCGACCTTCGGAACCTGGCCACCGCGCAGGAGGGGTACGCGGCCGACAACAACGGCATGTACGCCAGCGGAACGACCACCGGCCCCGCCTCGCTTCCGGGGATCACCTATGCGCCGTCGACCGGCGTCACGATGGTGGTCACTGCATCACTCATGGGATGGGAGGCAATCGCCTCGATGCCCGCGCCTGGTACCACCAAGATCTGCGGGATGTTCATCAGCAACGATGACCCCCCGGTGCCTCCCGGTCCGCCTAATCCCGCCACCAACACCGGCGAGCCGAAGTGCGCCCCCTAA
- a CDS encoding class I SAM-dependent methyltransferase produces MDERYITQYRHLYERHWWWRARERLLLHAIRRLVPNGVRARILDVGCGDGFFFDRLTAFGEVEGVDPAASGSGPWADRIHVAPFDHSFQPGRRYSLILFLDVLEHLDRPEEALCTAAMLLDEGGSVLVTVPAFPQLWTRHDDLNRHRARYTSRTLTEMLTRAGFVVSEARYFFHWLAAAKVVVRTWERIMPGGAALPTVPPSAINRALEFGSLWESRLLAPLHLPFGSSLLAVARPRRH; encoded by the coding sequence ATGGATGAGCGATACATCACGCAGTACCGCCATCTGTACGAGCGGCACTGGTGGTGGCGGGCGCGCGAGAGGCTCCTTCTTCACGCCATCCGGCGGCTCGTGCCAAATGGAGTCCGAGCGCGCATCCTCGACGTGGGTTGCGGAGACGGATTTTTTTTTGATCGCCTGACCGCTTTTGGCGAGGTCGAGGGAGTGGATCCGGCCGCCAGTGGAAGCGGACCGTGGGCTGATAGAATTCACGTGGCCCCGTTTGACCACTCATTCCAACCCGGGCGTCGTTATTCGCTGATTCTGTTTCTAGACGTGCTGGAGCATCTCGACCGCCCCGAAGAAGCTCTTTGCACGGCTGCAATGCTGCTCGATGAGGGAGGCAGCGTGTTGGTCACTGTTCCGGCGTTCCCGCAACTCTGGACCCGGCACGACGACCTCAATCGACATCGCGCGCGCTACACGAGTCGAACGCTCACCGAAATGCTGACCCGCGCTGGATTCGTCGTTTCCGAAGCGCGCTACTTCTTTCATTGGCTCGCGGCAGCGAAAGTGGTGGTGCGGACGTGGGAGCGCATCATGCCGGGTGGTGCCGCTCTGCCGACTGTGCCGCCATCTGCGATCAATCGCGCTCTCGAGTTCGGATCCCTATGGGAGTCTAGACTCCTCGCCCCTCTTCACCTTCCGTTCGGCAGCTCGTTACTGGCCGTCGCGCGCCCGCGACGCCATTAG
- a CDS encoding ATP-binding protein, translating into MQTVVREPFAAPLNARRILRGVHVARLSLAAAIYLAAVFVWLTTEGSSTLLSSLALVTAMTFTAVSLIYTEVYKRPAGRTFLYLQALFDVALVTAVVHVTGGIGSGFAALYILVTAEAALLLNARGVVLIAALGIAIYVALAVMTPGGERDLRFWLRVGVFAAVAAGCGYVSAKLREQSSGQEALAAELAEFRLQKADLDELRTRARRLEAVAELSASLAHEIRNPLSAIRSAVEQLSDSPRASADERALSALVQRESDRLSRLLSDFIDFARLDAARWAPIDAIEITGGAIALAENHPDKPADVRITRNLPRTPVMIEGDSDLLHRALFNLLLNAIQASPPGGNIFVEAAELSPRQTPIDGAPFLAGGLAIRISDEGGGVPEDIRKRMFDPFVSTKRGGTGLGLAVVQRAVTAHKGLVLVDSTARGSRFTVLLPRSTKSPNGVSNV; encoded by the coding sequence GTGCAAACGGTAGTCCGTGAGCCTTTCGCAGCACCGCTGAACGCGCGCCGCATCCTCCGGGGCGTCCATGTGGCGCGCCTGTCGCTGGCTGCCGCGATCTACCTCGCGGCCGTGTTCGTGTGGCTCACGACCGAAGGGTCCTCCACGCTCCTCTCGTCGCTGGCGCTCGTGACCGCCATGACCTTCACGGCCGTCTCGCTGATTTACACCGAGGTCTACAAGCGGCCAGCCGGGCGGACATTCCTCTACCTGCAGGCGCTGTTCGACGTCGCGCTGGTCACGGCGGTCGTGCATGTGACCGGCGGAATCGGCTCCGGCTTCGCGGCCCTGTACATCCTGGTCACCGCGGAAGCGGCCCTCCTCCTGAACGCTCGCGGAGTCGTTCTCATCGCGGCTCTCGGCATCGCGATATACGTCGCCCTCGCGGTCATGACGCCGGGCGGTGAGCGCGATCTGAGATTCTGGCTGCGCGTGGGCGTGTTCGCCGCCGTCGCGGCGGGCTGCGGCTACGTCAGCGCGAAGCTGCGCGAGCAGAGCAGCGGGCAGGAAGCGCTCGCGGCCGAGCTCGCCGAGTTCCGCCTGCAGAAGGCGGATCTCGACGAGCTTCGGACGCGCGCGCGGAGGCTCGAGGCCGTGGCGGAGCTGAGCGCGTCGCTGGCGCACGAGATCAGGAATCCGCTCTCGGCCATTCGCAGCGCGGTCGAACAGCTGAGCGATTCGCCCCGCGCCAGCGCCGACGAGCGGGCGCTCAGCGCGCTGGTGCAGCGCGAGTCGGACCGGCTCTCGCGCCTCCTCTCCGACTTCATCGATTTCGCGCGGCTCGACGCCGCGCGCTGGGCGCCGATCGACGCGATCGAAATCACCGGGGGTGCGATCGCGCTGGCGGAGAACCATCCCGACAAGCCGGCCGACGTCCGCATCACCCGGAATCTTCCGCGCACTCCCGTGATGATCGAGGGCGATTCCGATCTGTTGCATCGCGCGCTGTTCAACCTGCTGCTGAACGCGATTCAGGCGTCGCCGCCGGGCGGGAACATCTTCGTGGAGGCGGCGGAGCTGTCCCCGCGCCAGACACCGATAGACGGCGCGCCTTTTCTGGCCGGCGGACTCGCGATCCGCATCAGCGACGAAGGCGGAGGGGTTCCGGAGGACATCCGCAAGCGGATGTTCGATCCCTTCGTCAGCACCAAGCGGGGCGGAACCGGCCTCGGCCTCGCCGTGGTCCAGCGCGCGGTGACCGCGCACAAGGGTCTCGTGCTCGTCGACAGCACCGCCCGCGGCTCGCGCTTCACCGTTCTCCTTCCGCGATCCACCAAGAGTCCCAACGGAGTCAGCAATGTCTGA
- a CDS encoding Uma2 family endonuclease, with the protein MPATAKRWTADDVRALPADRNRYEVIEGELYVTPAPSFRHQEALGTLHFAMSLYLREHPVGMVLFAPTDVEFEPESMVQPDLLVLPLVDGRKPRSVKEAGGLLLAVEVLSPSTARLDRQLKRLLYQRFGVAEYWIVDTDARVVERWVRSEDRPEIVTDALQWHPAGAPQPFVLSLPAFFEGLL; encoded by the coding sequence ATGCCAGCCACTGCCAAGCGGTGGACCGCGGACGATGTCCGCGCGTTGCCGGCCGACCGCAACCGCTATGAGGTCATCGAGGGCGAGCTGTACGTGACGCCCGCGCCGTCGTTCCGGCACCAGGAAGCGCTCGGCACGCTCCATTTCGCCATGTCGCTGTATCTGCGCGAGCATCCGGTCGGAATGGTGTTGTTCGCGCCGACCGACGTTGAGTTCGAGCCCGAGAGCATGGTGCAGCCGGATCTCCTCGTACTTCCGCTCGTGGACGGTCGCAAGCCCCGGAGCGTCAAGGAGGCAGGAGGGCTTCTGCTGGCGGTCGAAGTGCTCTCGCCGAGTACCGCGAGATTGGATCGCCAGCTCAAGCGTCTGCTGTATCAGCGGTTCGGCGTGGCGGAGTATTGGATCGTGGACACCGACGCCCGCGTGGTCGAGCGTTGGGTTCGCAGCGAGGATCGGCCTGAGATAGTTACGGACGCGTTGCAGTGGCATCCGGCCGGTGCCCCTCAGCCGTTCGTCCTGTCCCTTCCAGCGTTCTTCGAGGGCCTGCTGTAG
- a CDS encoding class I SAM-dependent methyltransferase, with amino-acid sequence MSFADSLLEQAAVYRLWQTPFAKRKLAPIDESGDIARARRVLDIACGPGTNAARFSHTDYVGVDINDKYVAAARRRHRGRFIATDVTAPMQEDLGKFDFILMNSFLHHLSAAEAMRVLVASRSLLAPGGHIHVLDLVLPQRASVARYLALADRGRFPRPVDEWRVMFAGVFETVSFARYDLSAFGVPLWEMIYFKGASAL; translated from the coding sequence ATGAGCTTCGCCGATTCCCTGCTCGAGCAGGCGGCAGTGTACCGCCTCTGGCAGACTCCGTTCGCGAAGCGCAAGCTTGCCCCCATCGACGAGAGTGGAGACATCGCACGCGCGAGACGCGTGCTCGACATCGCGTGCGGCCCCGGAACGAATGCCGCTCGTTTTTCGCATACCGACTACGTCGGAGTGGATATCAACGACAAGTACGTCGCCGCCGCGCGGAGGCGTCACCGGGGGCGGTTCATCGCGACCGATGTCACGGCTCCGATGCAAGAGGACCTTGGCAAGTTTGACTTCATCCTGATGAACAGCTTCCTGCATCACCTTAGCGCGGCCGAGGCGATGCGGGTCCTCGTTGCCAGCAGGTCACTGCTCGCGCCCGGCGGTCACATTCATGTCTTGGACCTGGTGCTGCCGCAACGCGCCTCGGTCGCGAGGTATCTGGCGTTGGCCGATCGGGGGCGATTCCCGCGGCCGGTCGACGAATGGCGCGTAATGTTCGCCGGTGTGTTCGAGACCGTTTCTTTCGCGCGGTATGATCTGTCCGCGTTCGGGGTGCCACTTTGGGAGATGATTTATTTCAAGGGCGCTTCCGCCTTATGA
- a CDS encoding sigma-54 dependent transcriptional regulator codes for MSENPISVLVIDDEPAIVETMEILLRKEGYAAHTATDGNEGISRMAALRPDIVISDIRMPTMSGLDVLTAARSLDTEMPVILMTAQATVPAAVQAVNDGAFYFLEKPFPNEQLLAIVRRASEHRRLRAENRTLKAEIRRREHTGRPAGTSSAWLEVLKVAETVAPTESTVLLQGESGTGKEVVARYLHELSARAHGPFLSINCGALPESLLESELFGHVRGSFTGAVRDKQGLFTAAGAGTFFLDEIGETTPATQVKLLRVLQHREVIPVGATEAVPINTRLIAATNRDLEEEIRRGTFRTDLFYRLNVIAIHLPPLRQRREDIPVLAELFLRRTAEANGEPQKTLDADAVEVLQSYQWPGNVRELENALERAALLTKGDIIEVRALPERIVERRSEPLVADRQAVNPTLEVIERAYITWVLQQEGGNKTRASEALGIDPSTLYRKLARYGGSAEDVGPQ; via the coding sequence ATGTCTGAGAACCCGATCTCGGTCCTCGTAATCGACGACGAGCCCGCGATCGTCGAGACGATGGAGATCCTTCTCCGCAAGGAAGGGTACGCGGCTCACACCGCCACCGACGGCAACGAGGGCATCAGCCGCATGGCTGCGCTGCGTCCCGACATAGTCATCAGCGACATCCGCATGCCTACGATGAGCGGGCTCGACGTGCTCACGGCCGCGCGCAGCCTGGACACGGAGATGCCCGTGATCCTGATGACGGCGCAAGCCACGGTGCCGGCGGCGGTGCAGGCCGTGAACGACGGCGCGTTCTATTTCCTGGAGAAGCCGTTCCCGAACGAGCAGCTGCTGGCGATAGTGCGGCGCGCGTCGGAGCACCGGCGGCTGCGCGCGGAGAATCGAACGCTCAAGGCGGAGATCCGGCGGCGCGAGCACACCGGCCGTCCCGCCGGCACCAGCTCGGCCTGGCTCGAGGTGCTGAAGGTCGCCGAGACGGTGGCGCCCACCGAATCGACCGTGCTGCTCCAGGGGGAATCCGGCACGGGTAAGGAAGTGGTCGCGCGCTATCTGCACGAGCTTTCCGCCCGGGCGCACGGCCCCTTCCTGTCGATCAACTGCGGCGCGCTGCCGGAGAGCCTTCTCGAGAGCGAGCTATTCGGTCACGTGCGGGGCTCGTTCACCGGCGCGGTCCGCGACAAGCAGGGCCTCTTCACGGCCGCCGGCGCGGGAACGTTCTTCCTCGACGAGATCGGCGAGACGACGCCCGCCACGCAGGTGAAGCTGCTGCGCGTGCTGCAGCACCGGGAAGTCATACCCGTGGGCGCGACGGAAGCCGTTCCGATCAACACCCGGCTGATCGCGGCGACGAATCGCGATCTGGAAGAAGAGATCCGGCGCGGGACATTCCGCACGGATCTGTTCTATCGCCTGAACGTGATAGCGATCCACCTGCCGCCGTTGCGCCAGCGGCGGGAGGACATTCCCGTGCTGGCCGAGCTGTTCCTGCGGCGGACCGCGGAGGCCAACGGCGAACCGCAGAAGACGCTGGACGCCGACGCGGTCGAAGTCCTCCAGTCCTACCAGTGGCCTGGTAACGTGCGCGAGCTGGAGAACGCGCTGGAGCGCGCCGCGCTGCTGACCAAGGGCGACATCATAGAAGTGCGGGCGCTGCCGGAGCGGATCGTGGAGCGGCGCTCCGAGCCGCTGGTCGCCGACCGCCAGGCGGTCAACCCCACCCTCGAGGTGATCGAGCGGGCCTACATCACCTGGGTGCTGCAGCAGGAAGGCGGGAACAAGACGCGCGCGTCGGAAGCCCTAGGCATCGATCCGTCGACGCTGTACCGGAAGCTCGCGCGCTACGGGGGAAGTGCGGAGGATGTGGGACCGCAGTAG
- a CDS encoding prepilin-type N-terminal cleavage/methylation domain-containing protein translates to MQNRKRKGFTLIELLIVVVIIGILAAIAIPKFANTKGKAYKATMKGDLRNLATAEEGYAADNAGNYFSGTAIGPNEITGGTSYAPSTNVTVTATLHANGWYAVATHPALPTGELCEMFISAVIGVPGGVTIATASGEPKCN, encoded by the coding sequence ATGCAGAACAGGAAACGGAAAGGCTTCACGCTCATCGAACTTCTGATCGTCGTCGTGATCATCGGCATTCTGGCCGCGATCGCGATCCCGAAGTTCGCGAACACGAAGGGCAAGGCGTACAAGGCAACGATGAAGGGCGACCTGCGGAACCTGGCGACGGCCGAGGAAGGCTATGCGGCCGATAACGCCGGCAATTATTTCTCCGGTACCGCGATTGGCCCGAACGAGATCACCGGCGGGACGAGTTACGCGCCCTCGACCAACGTGACTGTGACCGCGACGCTCCATGCGAACGGCTGGTACGCAGTGGCGACGCACCCGGCGCTGCCGACCGGCGAGCTGTGTGAGATGTTCATTTCCGCTGTCATCGGCGTGCCAGGGGGAGTGACCATAGCCACGGCCTCCGGCGAGCCCAAGTGCAACTAG
- a CDS encoding glycosyltransferase family 2 protein: MSAPFKLDVAIPLYNEENVIPELLRRVRAVLDGIPGGPHRIVVVDDGSSDRSWQILEAAAATDDRILGVALSRNFGHQAALTAALDHADGDAVVVMDGDLQDAPEAIPALLERYHEGHDVVYAQRTKRKEAWPLRLSYFLFYRLFARLAERQLPLDAGDFAVLSARVVRELRKMPEHHRYLRGLRGWVGFRQTGVVVERSERFAGQSKYGPIKLLKLAFDGIFAFSIVPLRAAAALGVSTVAMAGAFTLYALYRKIMLDESPRGFTALLTLGTFLAGMNLFFLGVIGEYIGRIYEEVKRRPLYVISKTTGGGSDG, encoded by the coding sequence ATGAGCGCGCCATTCAAGCTCGACGTAGCGATCCCGCTGTACAACGAAGAAAACGTCATTCCAGAGCTGCTGCGACGAGTCCGGGCGGTGCTTGACGGCATCCCGGGCGGACCTCATCGCATCGTCGTGGTGGACGACGGAAGCAGCGATCGGAGCTGGCAGATTCTGGAAGCGGCGGCCGCCACCGATGATCGGATTCTCGGCGTAGCGCTGTCGCGCAATTTCGGACACCAGGCGGCTTTGACTGCCGCGCTTGATCATGCCGACGGCGATGCCGTCGTGGTGATGGACGGTGACCTGCAGGACGCGCCCGAGGCCATACCGGCGCTGCTGGAGCGGTATCACGAAGGGCACGACGTCGTGTACGCTCAGCGAACCAAGCGGAAGGAAGCATGGCCGCTGCGTCTCAGCTATTTCCTCTTCTACCGGCTGTTCGCGCGCCTGGCCGAACGACAGCTGCCGCTCGACGCCGGTGATTTCGCCGTCCTCTCCGCCCGCGTCGTACGCGAGTTGAGGAAGATGCCCGAGCACCATCGATACCTCCGGGGCCTGCGCGGATGGGTCGGCTTCCGGCAGACCGGTGTGGTCGTGGAGCGGAGCGAAAGGTTCGCGGGGCAAAGCAAATATGGGCCGATCAAATTGCTGAAGCTTGCGTTCGACGGGATCTTCGCATTCTCGATCGTTCCGCTCCGCGCCGCCGCCGCCCTGGGCGTAAGCACCGTCGCGATGGCCGGTGCATTCACGCTATACGCCCTTTATAGGAAAATCATGCTGGACGAGTCGCCACGCGGCTTCACCGCGCTGCTCACGCTGGGAACGTTTCTCGCCGGCATGAATCTCTTTTTTCTGGGCGTAATCGGCGAGTACATCGGCCGGATCTACGAAGAGGTGAAGAGACGGCCGCTGTACGTGATCTCCAAGACCACCGGGGGCGGGAGCGATGGATGA
- a CDS encoding glycosyltransferase family 39 protein, whose product MSVFRRVCGAGLVVLVAFPVYRLLYGREIGVIGNDVLLFTEQDQSLLMIGAPIALVLGLILARAIGWERVESAASRAGRALTSVPIHWFALAAAALAVVYTTAFSLWILDGKPNLIDAMAQLLHARFLAAGSMAGPVDGWNEFWHVQNSLLTPHGWVSQYPPGHVVLLAAGFRMGAVWAVGPILCGVAVFFAALAAERLLPDDRAIARLGALFAAASPFFVAHAGAYMNHVSAAAMGAAAVYCGVRARDDARFGWALLAGVAAGAGLTIRPLAAVVTAATVAAIFASAGRRERPSLAGWSRYSLAAAAGALPFVVALGAYNAHFFGSPLRFGYTAAQGPAMGLGFHRDPWGNMYGVVEAIGFTSSDLTALSLHLLGTPIPVVVVAGLFLLAAPRLKPGERLIALWALLPVAANALYWHHGMFMGPRMLNESAPAWAILAVVSAAGVVRSVPRAWEPAGYSIRAGLACAFALAAAAGVFYLGPDRLLQYRGWMASTRIDVPHVAQPSTMFVHGGWTSRIAMRLAARGMRLDSLEMALTHNPTCAVHQFAERYPSPSARDVNARPLDFALRSGELPRVQISRGNWIRLSEGERLTPDCFREAASDTLGIVDVAPLLWQSDLPGASRDGVMIVRDMGPAANAAFMAAHPGRVPMMFMRRSDDEPPVLLPYSTGVSMLWGIPLPPRG is encoded by the coding sequence GTGAGCGTATTCCGCCGCGTCTGCGGCGCGGGGCTCGTTGTCCTGGTGGCGTTCCCCGTCTACCGGCTGCTGTACGGCCGGGAGATCGGCGTCATCGGGAACGACGTACTGCTCTTCACCGAGCAGGATCAGTCGCTGCTGATGATCGGCGCGCCCATCGCGCTGGTGCTCGGGCTCATTCTCGCGCGGGCGATCGGCTGGGAGCGGGTCGAGAGCGCGGCGTCGCGCGCGGGCCGGGCTTTGACGAGCGTGCCCATTCACTGGTTCGCGCTCGCGGCCGCGGCGCTCGCCGTCGTCTACACGACCGCGTTCTCGCTCTGGATTCTCGACGGCAAGCCGAACCTGATCGACGCAATGGCGCAGCTGCTGCACGCGCGGTTCCTGGCCGCGGGCAGCATGGCTGGGCCGGTCGACGGGTGGAACGAGTTCTGGCACGTACAGAATTCGCTGCTGACGCCGCACGGCTGGGTGTCGCAGTATCCGCCGGGCCACGTCGTCCTCCTAGCAGCGGGCTTCCGCATGGGCGCGGTATGGGCGGTCGGTCCGATTCTGTGCGGCGTCGCGGTTTTCTTCGCGGCGCTCGCCGCGGAGCGGCTGCTCCCTGATGATCGGGCAATCGCTCGCCTTGGCGCCCTGTTCGCCGCGGCGAGCCCGTTCTTCGTCGCGCACGCCGGCGCGTACATGAACCACGTGTCCGCGGCGGCCATGGGCGCGGCGGCCGTGTACTGCGGCGTGCGCGCGCGCGACGACGCGAGGTTCGGCTGGGCGCTCCTGGCCGGAGTCGCCGCCGGGGCGGGTCTTACGATCAGGCCGCTCGCCGCGGTCGTGACGGCGGCGACGGTCGCGGCGATATTCGCGAGCGCTGGAAGGAGGGAGCGACCCTCGCTGGCCGGGTGGTCGCGATACTCGCTCGCCGCCGCCGCGGGAGCGCTGCCCTTCGTCGTCGCGCTCGGCGCGTATAACGCGCACTTCTTCGGCAGTCCTTTGCGCTTCGGCTACACCGCCGCGCAGGGTCCGGCCATGGGATTGGGATTTCATCGTGACCCGTGGGGCAACATGTACGGTGTCGTCGAGGCGATCGGGTTCACGTCCTCCGATCTCACGGCGCTGAGCCTCCATCTCCTGGGAACTCCGATTCCCGTGGTGGTCGTGGCCGGACTGTTTCTGCTTGCCGCTCCCAGGTTGAAGCCGGGCGAGCGATTGATCGCGCTCTGGGCGCTGCTTCCGGTGGCCGCGAACGCGCTGTACTGGCATCATGGGATGTTCATGGGGCCGCGCATGCTCAACGAATCGGCGCCGGCGTGGGCGATCCTGGCGGTAGTGTCCGCGGCTGGAGTCGTGCGCAGCGTGCCGCGAGCTTGGGAGCCCGCCGGGTACTCGATACGCGCCGGTCTAGCCTGCGCCTTCGCTCTCGCTGCGGCGGCGGGAGTCTTTTACCTCGGTCCCGACCGGCTGCTGCAATACCGGGGCTGGATGGCGAGCACGAGAATCGACGTTCCGCATGTCGCGCAGCCTTCGACGATGTTCGTTCACGGAGGGTGGACCAGTCGAATAGCGATGCGCCTGGCTGCACGCGGAATGAGGCTGGACTCGCTCGAGATGGCGTTGACGCACAATCCCACCTGCGCTGTACACCAGTTCGCCGAGCGCTATCCGAGTCCGTCGGCGCGGGACGTCAATGCGCGGCCGTTGGACTTCGCGCTTCGAAGCGGCGAGCTGCCCCGCGTTCAGATCTCCCGGGGAAACTGGATCCGGCTGAGCGAAGGCGAGCGCCTCACGCCCGACTGCTTCCGGGAGGCGGCATCCGACACGCTGGGCATCGTCGACGTCGCGCCGCTCCTGTGGCAGAGCGATCTGCCGGGCGCGTCGCGGGATGGTGTGATGATCGTACGCGACATGGGTCCCGCGGCAAACGCCGCCTTCATGGCCGCCCACCCCGGCCGGGTCCCGATGATGTTCATGCGCCGTTCCGACGATGAGCCGCCGGTACTGTTGCCGTACTCGACTGGAGTTTCCATGCTATGGGGGATCCCGCTGCCACCACGCGGCTGA